In Gammaproteobacteria bacterium, a single window of DNA contains:
- a CDS encoding ABC transporter permease, with the protein MELLLFYSLRNLAARRGTTLLTAGGMALVVFVFAAVLMLAEGLERTLVDTGSPDNAIALRRSSETEVQSALDREQVAIVEGQPEAAFGMTGERLVARELVVLVVLPKQSGARTNVVVRGIGPASLALRPGVRVTAGRLHRPGTDEVVVGEAIARQYEGVAVGERMRFAGRDWTVTGIFDAGNTGFASEVWGDVDTLMQAFRRPVYSAVLMRLEDPAAFPQLKRRLEADPRLTLDLWREPAYYRSQSEMLATFLRVLGLSLTVIFSLGATVGAMVTMYAAVAGRTGEIGTLRALGFGRAAVLLAFLSESLMLGLAGGAAGLGAAALLQWVRVSTTNFQTFSELAFRFVFTPGVAGQALAFALVMGLLGGLLPALRAARMPLVEALRGG; encoded by the coding sequence GTGGAATTGCTCCTCTTCTACAGCCTGCGCAACCTCGCCGCCCGCCGGGGCACCACGCTGCTGACGGCCGGCGGCATGGCCCTCGTGGTGTTCGTGTTCGCCGCCGTGCTGATGCTGGCCGAGGGGCTCGAGCGCACGCTGGTGGACACGGGCTCGCCGGACAACGCGATTGCGCTCCGCCGCTCCTCGGAGACCGAGGTCCAGAGCGCGCTCGACCGCGAACAGGTGGCCATCGTCGAGGGCCAGCCGGAGGCCGCCTTCGGCATGACGGGGGAGCGGCTGGTGGCGCGGGAGCTCGTGGTGCTCGTGGTCCTCCCCAAGCAGAGCGGCGCCCGCACCAACGTGGTGGTCCGCGGCATCGGACCGGCCTCGCTCGCGCTACGCCCCGGGGTGCGCGTCACGGCCGGGCGCCTGCATCGGCCCGGCACGGACGAGGTCGTCGTGGGCGAGGCCATCGCGCGCCAGTACGAGGGCGTCGCCGTCGGCGAGCGCATGCGGTTCGCGGGGCGGGACTGGACCGTGACGGGGATCTTCGACGCCGGGAACACGGGTTTCGCCTCCGAGGTCTGGGGCGACGTGGACACCCTGATGCAGGCCTTCCGCCGGCCGGTGTACTCCGCAGTCCTGATGCGTCTGGAAGACCCGGCGGCGTTTCCCCAGCTCAAGAGGCGGCTCGAGGCGGACCCGCGGCTCACCCTAGACCTCTGGCGCGAACCGGCCTACTACCGGAGCCAGTCGGAGATGCTGGCGACCTTCCTGCGCGTGCTCGGGCTCTCGCTCACCGTCATCTTCTCGCTCGGGGCGACGGTCGGGGCGATGGTGACGATGTACGCGGCGGTGGCGGGGCGCACCGGCGAGATCGGGACCCTGCGGGCGCTCGGCTTCGGGCGTGCGGCCGTGCTGCTGGCCTTTCTCTCGGAGTCCCTGATGCTCGGTCTGGCGGGGGGTGCGGCAGGGCTCGGCGCGGCGGCGCTCCTGCAGTGGGTGAGGGTCTCCACCACCAACTTCCAGACCTTCTCCGAGCTGGCGTTCCGCTTCGTCTTCACCCCCGGGGTGGCCGGTCAGGCCCTGGCCTTCGCGCTGGTCATGGGACTCCTCGGCGGCCTCCTGCCGGCGCTGCGCGCCGCCCGCATGCCGCTGGTGGAGGCCCTGCGGGGGGGCTGA
- a CDS encoding ABC transporter ATP-binding protein yields MARACARRTARLEAAGAPRAASRGAPGQDPGGRLAVTAPLVELRGVSKSYRRGGQRVPVLAGIDLDIPAGEFLALMGPSGSGKSTLLNLVAGLDQPDAGTLRVGGVDITRLGESELARWRAEHVGFVFQFYHLIPVLSALENVELPLLLAPLSRRERREHAALALHLVGLDDRTDHYPRQLSGGQQQRVAIARALVVDPLLVVADEPTGDLDRVSAGEVLDLLTRLNAELGKTVVMVTHDPRAGRRARKVQYLDKGVLSDAPEDPSA; encoded by the coding sequence ATGGCGCGCGCGTGCGCCCGGCGGACGGCTCGCCTTGAGGCCGCCGGCGCGCCGCGAGCGGCGTCCCGCGGTGCGCCGGGGCAGGACCCTGGCGGGCGTCTCGCCGTGACCGCGCCCCTCGTGGAGCTGCGCGGCGTCAGCAAGTCCTACCGCCGGGGAGGGCAGCGGGTGCCGGTCCTCGCGGGAATCGACCTGGACATCCCCGCGGGCGAGTTCCTGGCCCTCATGGGCCCCTCGGGGTCGGGCAAGAGCACGCTCCTCAACCTGGTGGCGGGGCTCGACCAACCTGACGCCGGGACCCTCCGCGTGGGCGGGGTCGACATCACTCGCCTTGGCGAGAGCGAGCTCGCCCGCTGGCGCGCCGAGCACGTCGGCTTCGTGTTCCAGTTCTACCACCTGATTCCGGTCCTGAGCGCGCTGGAGAACGTCGAACTGCCCCTGCTGCTCGCCCCGCTCTCCCGCCGCGAGCGGCGCGAGCACGCCGCGCTCGCGCTCCACCTGGTGGGGCTGGACGACCGCACGGACCACTACCCCCGCCAGCTCTCCGGCGGCCAGCAGCAGCGGGTCGCCATCGCGCGCGCGCTCGTGGTCGACCCCCTGCTCGTGGTCGCCGACGAGCCGACCGGAGACCTGGACCGGGTCTCGGCGGGCGAGGTCCTCGACCTCCTCACGCGCCTGAACGCGGAGCTCGGGAAGACCGTCGTGATGGTCACCCACGACCCGCGGGCCGGGCGCCGGGCGCGCAAGGTGCAGTACCTCGACAAGGGCGTCCTGAGCGATGCTCCTGAAGATCCTTCTGCGTAA
- a CDS encoding FtsX-like permease family protein, producing the protein MLLKILLRNAARHRLRTVLTVAGTAVAILAFVLLQTVVDAWYSGVAASSANRLVTRNAISLLFPLPIHYRDRIRQVDGVASVSYGSWFGGYYQDPKNFFVNLAMEPASYLALYPEYRLSEEERAAFLRDRRGAIVGRKLSERFGWKVGDTVPLKGTVFPGDWPVTVRGVYRGRDRNTDETLLLFHWEYLNETLRKTDPGRVDQVGIYVIGLARPEGAAAASVAIDSLFASSAAETLTESEQAFLLGFVAMSETILVATRVVALVVIATLLAVVGNTMAMSVRERLSEYAVLKTLGFGAGRIALSILGESVLITLVGGVLGLALAFPVTGRFAAMVGGLFPNFAVEPRTVLEALGTAVLVGLAAAALPARQAVRVGIAEALGRVG; encoded by the coding sequence ATGCTCCTGAAGATCCTTCTGCGTAACGCCGCCCGGCATCGGCTGCGCACCGTGCTGACGGTCGCGGGGACGGCGGTGGCGATCCTGGCCTTCGTGCTCCTGCAGACCGTCGTCGACGCCTGGTACTCGGGCGTGGCGGCTTCGTCCGCCAACCGCCTGGTCACGCGCAATGCCATCTCCCTGCTGTTCCCGCTCCCCATCCATTACCGCGACCGCATCCGCCAGGTCGACGGCGTCGCCTCCGTCTCCTACGGCAGCTGGTTCGGCGGCTACTACCAGGACCCCAAGAACTTCTTCGTGAACCTGGCGATGGAGCCGGCGAGCTACCTGGCACTGTACCCCGAGTACCGTCTGTCCGAGGAGGAGCGCGCCGCGTTCCTCCGCGACCGCAGGGGCGCCATCGTGGGGCGCAAGCTCTCCGAGCGCTTCGGTTGGAAGGTGGGCGACACCGTCCCGCTGAAGGGCACCGTCTTCCCGGGCGACTGGCCGGTCACTGTCCGCGGGGTGTACCGGGGCCGCGACCGCAACACCGACGAGACCCTGCTCCTGTTCCACTGGGAATACCTGAACGAGACGCTGCGCAAGACGGACCCCGGCCGCGTCGATCAGGTCGGCATCTACGTCATCGGCCTCGCCCGCCCCGAGGGGGCGGCTGCCGCCTCGGTAGCCATCGACTCCCTGTTCGCGAGCTCCGCCGCCGAGACGCTGACCGAGAGCGAGCAGGCCTTCCTGCTCGGATTCGTCGCCATGAGCGAGACCATCCTGGTGGCGACCCGGGTGGTGGCGCTCGTGGTCATCGCCACGCTCCTCGCGGTCGTCGGCAACACCATGGCGATGTCGGTGCGCGAGCGGCTCTCGGAGTACGCGGTGCTGAAGACGCTCGGCTTCGGGGCCGGCCGGATCGCGCTGTCGATCCTGGGCGAGTCGGTGCTGATCACACTGGTCGGCGGGGTGCTCGGGTTGGCGCTCGCCTTCCCGGTCACGGGGCGGTTCGCGGCGATGGTGGGCGGCCTCTTCCCGAACTTCGCGGTCGAACCGCGCACGGTTCTCGAAGCCCTGGGGACTGCGGTCCTGGTGGGGCTCGCCGCAGCCGCGCTCCCGGCGCGCCAGGCCGTGCGCGTGGGCATCGCCGAGGCCCTCGGGCGGGTGGGGTAG